AGCATTTCCTCGGTGGAACGCACCACCACCGGAATCATCAGGACCGACAGCGCGACGGCGGCCACGAATCCGGTCCGCACGCCGGGGCCGAAGACCAGTCCGAAGAAGGCGGCGGCGAAGAGCCCGGCCACAATGGAGGGGATACCGGTCATGACGTCCACAAAGAAGGTGATGGCGCGGGACAGCGGGCCTCCGTGGCTGTACTCCACCAGGTAGACGGCGGTCAGCAGGCCGATCGGCACGGAGATGATGGTGGCCCAGAGTGTGATCAGCAGGGTGCCCACGATGCCGTGGTACGCCCCGCCGAGCACGGGGCTGTCGTTCTGGACGCTGTTGTTGTCCACGGCTCCGGTCATGCCGCCCATGGAGGTGAACAGGAAGTCCGGGCTCAGTCCGGCAAGCCCCTTGGACAGAACGGTGAAGATCACCGAGATCAGCGGCACCAGGGCCAGCAGGAAGGATCCGCAGACCAGATAGGTGGCAAACCGGTCCACGGCGCGGCGGCGGCCCTCCACGGCTGCGGTGACGCCGGTGGCTCCCGCCACGAAGATCAGGGCGGTGAAGATGGTGAAGCTGGCAATGCCGAAGCCGATCAGGGCCGACAGTGCCGCGCCGAGGATGAGCGCTGCGCCGAAGGCAACCCCCACTGCGTAGCGGGGCAGCCGGTTTTTGGTCAGCGTGGCCGGACGGCGGCTGAGTGTTTGTGTCTGCATCAGTTGGCTCCGGAGAATTCTTTATGGCGGCTGATGATCCAGCGCGCAATCACGTTCACGGCCAGGGTGATCAGGAACAGCACCAGGCCGGCGGCAATCAGCTCGGACAGGCGCAGGCCGTAGGCCTCGGGGAAGTTCAGGGCAATTTCGGCCGCGATGGTCTGGTTTCCCGGACGGATCAGGCTGGCGATCAGGCCACCGGAGGACAGCACCAGGGCCACCGCCATGGTTTCGCCCAGGGCCCGGCCCAGTCCCAGCATGACGGCGCTGATGACGCCCGGCCGGGCGAAGGGGAACACCGCCATCCGGATCATTTCCCAGCGGGTGGCACCCATGGCGAGGGCGGCTTCCTCATGCAGCTTCGGGGTTTGCAGGAAGATCTCACGGGTCAGTGATGTGATGATCGGAAGCACCATGACGGACAGCACAATTCCGGCGGTCAGAATGGTCTTTCCGGTCTGGCTGGCCGGACCGGCGAAAATCGGGATCCAGCCGACGTTCTCCGCAAGCCACGTGTACGGTCCCACCAGGGCCGGCGCAAGGACCATCATGCCCCAGGCGCCGTAGACCACTGACGGAATGGCAGCCAGCAGGTCAATCAGGTAACCAAAGCCCTGCGCCATGCGGCGCGGTGCGTAGTGCGAGATGTAGAGTGCGACGCCGATGCCCACCGGGGTTGCGATGGCCAGGGCGATCGCTGCGGCTATCACGGTACCGATGACCAGGGGCCAAATGTAGGTGAAGAAACCCTCTCCGCCGCTGATGTCCGCGGAGTCTGCGGTGAATGTGGGCAGGGCCTGCCAGAGCAGGAAAACTGCCACGGAAAACAGGACGAGCAGGATCAGGCAGCCGGCCAGGAGCGTGATGCCGGAGAAGACCTTGTCTCCGGCACGGCCGGCTCCGCCGGTACCTTCTATGGACTTGCTGGACACTGCACTACCCTTCGGTTCTTCACTGGCATCTACTTAAACACTCTACTGACCCTGCGCCGGTTCCCAGTCCGGGCCGTGAAGCACTCCTCACCACCGGACCGGCTGCGGACGCCGCGCACAGCATGTCTTCCGGTGCCGCCGGTTCCTGCACGGGACCGGCGGCACCGCAGGATCTGCGGTACCGCCTTTACTGTCATGCCGGTTTTATTGTCCTGCCCGAATCACTTCTGCAGGACGGTGATGCCCTCGAGCGCCGTTACTGCCTTCTCCCGCAGCGCCTCCGAGAGAGGTGCGTTTCCTGCTGCGTCCTGGGCGGCGGCCTGTCCTTCTTCGCTCACGACGTACTCGCCGAAGGCCTTCACCAGGTCAACCGTTTCAGCGTTCTCGTAGCCGGTGCAGTAGACGTGGTAGGACACCAGGACCAGCGGGTAGGCGCCGGATTCCGTTGTGTCGCGGTCCAGCTCCATGGCCATGTCGCCGTCCGGGCGGCCCTCGCCCGTCACGGGGGTGGAGGCCTCGACGGCCTTGGAAGCGGCTTCCGAGCTAAGTGCCACGTAGTCGCTGCCCACCAGGACGCTGACCGTGCCCAGGTCGCCTGCTGCAGAAGCGTCGGCGTAGGTGACCGCACCCTCGGTGGAGGTCACCAGGGACACGACGCCGCCGGTGCCGGAGGCGTTCTCGCCATTGCCGATTTCCGCAGGCCATTCACCGGAGGCCTTGTCCGTCCAGGCGTCCGGTGCGGCGGCAGCAAGGTATTCGGTGAAGTTCTTCGTGGTACCGGACTCGTCGCCGCGGTGCACGGGGGTGACCGGGGTGGAGGGCAGCTCCACGCCGGGATTGGCTTCGCTGATGGCCGGGTCATTCCATGCCGTGATCTCGCCGCGGAAAATCTTCGCAATGGTGGTGGCATCCAGGTTCAGCTCGTCGACGCCGGGCAGGTTGAAGGCCACGGCGATCGGTGAAATGTACGCGGGAATGTGCAGGGCGCCCTCGGGGCCGCAGACCGCAGCGGCCGCGGCAACCTCTTCCTCGTCCAGGTAGGCGTCGGAGCCGGCGAACTGCACGCCGCCGGCCAGCAGCGCTTCCCGGCCGGCGCCTGAGCCGTCCGCTGAGTACTGCACTGATGCTCCCGGGTTCGCTTCGCCGAACCCGGCAATCCAGGCCTGCATGGCGGAATCCTGGGAGGATGCTCCGGCGCCGGACAGGGTTCCGGTGACGGTGCTTTCCGATGAGGAGGAGGACTGGGTGCCGCCGGCGGGAGCCGTTGCACTGTCGCTGCCGCAGGCAGTGAGAGTGAGGGCTGCTGCCGACAGGAGGACGGCTGCAGTACTGAATTTTCCAGAAACCAACACGTAAATCCCTTTCAAGGGCCGAATCCCCGGTGCAGGCAGTGGCACGCGGGGGCCGTTCGCTGGGGCGGACTGTTTCCGTCCCTGTATCGATCGTGGCCGGGGAAGGTTAACGAAAGGTGAACAGCACTGGGAGAACCGGGAAACGTTTTGCCCCGCCGGGCACCTGGCGCTCAGAAGGGCTGTCCGCGGCGTCACGGAACGGTTCCGGATGGAGGCTGGAGGTGGACGGGACCTAGACTGTTGGCATGCCCCCACGCGACCGACTTGCCCAGAGCCGGGGCTTCCTGCAAAACCGGGTACGGGTAGGGCTGCACCGCAGCCGAAACTCGGTGGTGCCCGCCCTGCAGATGACTATCTGCGCCGTGGGCGCGTACGCGTTTGCGCAGTACATCCTGGGCCATGAAGGGCCGCTCTTTGCGGCCACTGCCGCCCTGATATCCCTCGGCTTCTCCCGCGAGCCCCGCACCCGCCGGGTGCTGGAGGTGGGCATTGGCTGCACCCTCGGCATCACCATCGGGGAACTGCTCCTGCATCTTTTGGGCACCGGTCTGTGGCAGGCCGCCGTCGTCCTCTTTCTGTCCGTCATGCTGGCGCGCTTCCTGGACCGCGGCGTCATCTTCACGACCCAGCTTGGCCTTCAGTCGCTGCTGGTGGTGCTGCTTCCGGCACCTGACGGCGGCGTTTTCACCCGCAGCCTCGATGCCATTGTGGGCGGGCTGTTTGCGCTGCTCGTGACCATGCTGGCACCCCGGGACCCGCGGCGCGAACCGCAAGCCAATGTCCGGGACCTGCTGCATGAGCTGTCCGCGGTGCTGCGCCAGTGTGCCGAAGCTGTGGCGAAAAGCGATTCCACCATTGCCTGGCACGCCCTGGTCCGCGCCCGCAACACCCAGCCGCAGCTCGATGCCCTGGCCCGCAGCGTCCGGGACGCCCGGGAGGTGGCCCGCATCTCCCCGGCATACCGGCGCCATTTGGCCGAACTCGGGGACCTGCGCGGCTCCATCGGGTATTTGGATCTGGCGGTGCGCAACAGCAGGGTGTTTGCCCGCCGCACCACCTCGGTGATCAACCATGCAGCCCTGCATGATGACGCCATCGACCGGGTGGCCGACGTCGTGAACGATACGGCGGAAGCCGTGGACATCCTCGCCCGGGCACTGGCCGGAGGGGAATCAGCGGGAACGCGTGAAAAACACCTGCGCCAGGCCCGTAACGAACTGGCCCTGGTGGGAGAGCGGCTGAATCCCGCCACCCTGGGCGTGACCGATATCCAGGGGGACGCCCTGGTCATGCTCTTCCGGCCACTGGTGGTGGACCTGCTCGAATCCACCGGGCTCACCCATGAAGAGGCCGTGAGCTACCTCGCCGAGGTTTAGCGGCCAACCGGCCGGCGGTGCTCCCGCCGAACCGGGATCCGCTCCTGCCGGACCGGGATCCGCTCCTGCGGGAAGTGTCACCGGCGCGGGATAGCCTGTTTTCATGGCCACCAAGACTTCCCGCGCGAAAACCGCCAACTACCGCTGTGCAGAGTGCGGCTGGACCACGGCAAAGTGGGTGGGACGCTGCGGGGAATGCCAGGCCTGGGGAACCGTCGAGGAAGCCGCGGAAGTTGTCGCCCGCACCACTGCGGCAACCACAGTGGCCCGGCCGGCGCTGCGGATTGCCGACGTCGATGCCACCTCGGCTGCGTTCCAGGCCACCGGAGTTGATGAACTGGACCGGGTGCTGGGCGGAGGGCTGGTCCCCGGCGCGGTGATCCTGCTGGCCGGTGAACCAGGCGTGGGCAAGTCCACCCTGCTGCTGGATGTTGCCGCGAAGGTGGGGAACGGGGGCAGGGATGTCCTGTACGTCACCGGGGAAGAAT
This genomic interval from Arthrobacter citreus contains the following:
- the pstA gene encoding phosphate ABC transporter permease PstA; its protein translation is MQTQTLSRRPATLTKNRLPRYAVGVAFGAALILGAALSALIGFGIASFTIFTALIFVAGATGVTAAVEGRRRAVDRFATYLVCGSFLLALVPLISVIFTVLSKGLAGLSPDFLFTSMGGMTGAVDNNSVQNDSPVLGGAYHGIVGTLLITLWATIISVPIGLLTAVYLVEYSHGGPLSRAITFFVDVMTGIPSIVAGLFAAAFFGLVFGPGVRTGFVAAVALSVLMIPVVVRSTEEMLKIVPNELREAAYALGVRKWRTILKVVVPTAISGIASGVTLAIARVIGETAPLLVTAGFVNTINMNVFAGWMTTLPTYIYRQLMSPTSPTNTDPSTQRAWAAALLLIIMVMLLNLGARLIARLFAPKTGR
- the pstC gene encoding phosphate ABC transporter permease subunit PstC; this encodes MSSKSIEGTGGAGRAGDKVFSGITLLAGCLILLVLFSVAVFLLWQALPTFTADSADISGGEGFFTYIWPLVIGTVIAAAIALAIATPVGIGVALYISHYAPRRMAQGFGYLIDLLAAIPSVVYGAWGMMVLAPALVGPYTWLAENVGWIPIFAGPASQTGKTILTAGIVLSVMVLPIITSLTREIFLQTPKLHEEAALAMGATRWEMIRMAVFPFARPGVISAVMLGLGRALGETMAVALVLSSGGLIASLIRPGNQTIAAEIALNFPEAYGLRLSELIAAGLVLFLITLAVNVIARWIISRHKEFSGAN
- the pstS gene encoding phosphate ABC transporter substrate-binding protein PstS; amino-acid sequence: MVSGKFSTAAVLLSAAALTLTACGSDSATAPAGGTQSSSSSESTVTGTLSGAGASSQDSAMQAWIAGFGEANPGASVQYSADGSGAGREALLAGGVQFAGSDAYLDEEEVAAAAAVCGPEGALHIPAYISPIAVAFNLPGVDELNLDATTIAKIFRGEITAWNDPAISEANPGVELPSTPVTPVHRGDESGTTKNFTEYLAAAAPDAWTDKASGEWPAEIGNGENASGTGGVVSLVTSTEGAVTYADASAAGDLGTVSVLVGSDYVALSSEAASKAVEASTPVTGEGRPDGDMAMELDRDTTESGAYPLVLVSYHVYCTGYENAETVDLVKAFGEYVVSEEGQAAAQDAAGNAPLSEALREKAVTALEGITVLQK
- a CDS encoding FUSC family protein, producing MPPRDRLAQSRGFLQNRVRVGLHRSRNSVVPALQMTICAVGAYAFAQYILGHEGPLFAATAALISLGFSREPRTRRVLEVGIGCTLGITIGELLLHLLGTGLWQAAVVLFLSVMLARFLDRGVIFTTQLGLQSLLVVLLPAPDGGVFTRSLDAIVGGLFALLVTMLAPRDPRREPQANVRDLLHELSAVLRQCAEAVAKSDSTIAWHALVRARNTQPQLDALARSVRDAREVARISPAYRRHLAELGDLRGSIGYLDLAVRNSRVFARRTTSVINHAALHDDAIDRVADVVNDTAEAVDILARALAGGESAGTREKHLRQARNELALVGERLNPATLGVTDIQGDALVMLFRPLVVDLLESTGLTHEEAVSYLAEV